The stretch of DNA GCGCACGAGCTGTGCGGAGCATGGACCGCGTGGGCCGACGGTCTTACGATGACGCTCCCCGGCGCATACCCGAGGCTCGCCGCCGTCCCCGGGCCAAGGGCGCCGCCCACCACCGCGGCGCGGCCCTTCCCCTTGAGTGGTGGCTCCTCGCCAGGGGAGTTGCGGCTGCAGAAGGCCACGCTCTCCATGCGGCTAAGCGCCGCGCTCAAGCCACTCGCCGGCGACAACCCCAAGGGCGCCGAGCAGACGGTCCGGGCACTGGCCGATTGGGTCGACGTGAGCTTCCGCGAGTGGAAGGCGAGTGCGCAGTTGGTCGGGGTGATGGGCAAGGGGCCCGTGCCGACGTTCGCGCCGCCCTACGTCCCGGTAGGGCCCGTCGTGATGGGCGACAACACCAGCGGCTCGGGAGCGGCCATCGCAGGACCGCGCTTCGGAAGACCTGTGCTCTAGCGTCGACGCGATGCGCGTGCTCCTGGTCAACCCGCCGAGCCCGGAGCGCCTGGGCTCCCCACTCCTCGGGCTTCAATACGTGGCGGCAGCACTACTCGAAAGCGGGGCGGAGGTCCGGGTCGTGGATGCCGCGGCGAGCGGCGCCGCCGCGGACGCCCGTGCCATCGTGCGGGAGGCGGAGTCGTTCCGCCCGGGGATCATCGGCATGAGCCTCTTCACCCGCTGGGTCTGGCACGCCTACCGGCTCGCGGACGAGCTGGCGGGCCGCGGCCCATGGACGCTGGTCGCCGGCGGCGCTCACGCGACGGTGCGCCCCGAGGAAACGCTGCAGCGGGGCTTCGACGTCGCGCTGTGCGGCGAGGCCGAGCGCAGCATCGTGCGCCTCGCCGCGGCGCTCGAAGGCCGGGCGCGGGTGGCCGATGTGCCGGGGGTCGTGTTCCGCGAGCCGGACGGGCAGATCACGCACGGTCCCCCTGCGCAGCGGATCGACGACCTCGACGCGCTGACGCCACCCCACCTCGCGCAGGATCTGTTCGACCCGGCGTGGTACGGCGCGCGGGGCGCGCCGGTGACGCCGGGCGGCATCCTGACGAGCCGGGGCTGCCCGGCGCGCTGCACTTTCTGCGCGAATTACGTGACGGGCCGCGCGTTCCGCCACCGGGCGGCGGACGAGGTGGTGCGCGAGATCCGGGCCTGGCACCGCGGCTGGGGCGTCTCGTTCTTCCCTTTCTGGGACGACGCGTTCACCGTGAAGCCGGCGCGCCTGCTCGAGCTGTGCGCTGCGTTCGAGCGGAGCTTTGATTTCCGTTTCGGCTTCAGCGCGATCACGCGCGCCAACCTCGTCACGCCGGAGCTGCTCGCCGCCATGCGACGTGCGGGCCTGGTGCACGTCAACTTCGGCGTCGAGAGCGGCGACGACCGGATTCTCGCCGCGATCAAGAAGGGCATCCGCACCGACCAGGTGGTGCGCGCGCTCACCTGGGCCAAGGAGCTGGGTCTCGCCACCGCGTGCAACTTCATGCTCGGGTTTCCGCAGGAGGACGAGGCCGCGGTCGAGCGGACGCTGCGCTTCATGGAGAGCATTGCCCCGCTTACCGACACGTTCAGCACGCTCGGCGTCGTGGTGCCCTTCCCCGGAACGCCGATCTACGACGACTACCACCTCGAGTACGGCTTCACCGATTGGTGGCTGCAGGAAGACTTCAGCCGCTACGCGCCGCCGCCGCCCATCGAGGAGCGCGAGGCCTTTCATCGTTACTACACGGACGACGCGAACCTGGGGCTCGACTTCTTCCGCTACGGTCCAGGGATGCGCGAGTTGATCCGGGAGGGCCTGCGCTTCAAGGCCGAGCACAACCTGAAGGCGATGGGCCTGCTGCCCGACCCGGTGTTCCGGCCGGTCCCAGCGATGGCGCAATGACCGGCTGGGACCATCCCGCCACGGCAGAGCGCTACGAGCGCTTCAACCAGCGCCACGCGCGCTACCGGCGTGCCAATGACGTCCTGGTGCGCGAAGCGGCGCTGGTCTCCGGACTGCGAGTGCTCGACTTTGGCGCCGGGACCGGGCGCACGGCGTCGGCGGCACTCGGGCGGCTGGGGCGGCACGGTAGCGTCGTCTGCGTGGAACCGGCCGCAGCCATGCGTGAGGCTGGGCAGCGCCGGCTACGGGACTCCCGCGTAACCTGGCGGGGCGCTCTCCCGGAGGAGCCCGAGGCGTTCGACCGCGTGCTCGCGGGCGCGGTCGTCTGGCAGCTCGATCCCTTCAGGGAGTCGATCGCCCGTCTCGTCGGCCTGCTGCGGCACGGGGGCGCGCTCGCCTTCGACATCCCGGCACTTTACTTGGGCGAGCCCGACGAGCCGGGCGGCGGCGATGATCCACTGCTCCTCGACTTGGTGGCGCGGCTGGCCGAGGGTCGCCCCGCCGATCGCGAGGGTTCGGGGCTGCCGCGGGCGGCAGGTGCTCGGCGCTTCACACCGGCGGACGTGGAGGCGGCGCTTCGCTCCGCCGACCTCCAGCCCCGCTCGTGGGCGTTTCGCCAGCGCCTGACGCAGACGGCGCACGCCCGCTGGCTCACGATTCCCGTGCTGACGGACGGGCTCCTGCCCGGCGTCGCCCCAGTCGAGCGTGACCGGCGGATCGCGCGCGCCCTCGCGCTGGTCGACCGCAAGTCGTTCAAGTGGGAACGATGGCGGGGGTGGACGGCATGGAGACCTTAAACGCGACCACGCTCCCGCCGCTGGCGGATGTCACGGACTGTGCGTCCGAACCCGCCGCGCTGCGTGCCGCCCTCGGACGTGACGGCTACCTCTTCATCCGGCGCCTGGTGCCAGCGAAGCGTGTCGCGCGGCTGCGACGGCTGGTCCTGGACCACGCGCGCTGCGTATCGTGGCTCGATGCCGCCGCCGGCATGGACCAGGCGCGGGCGGCAACGGGCATCCGCGTGGGCGACTACCAAGCGCCCGAGTGGATGGCGCTGCAGGAGCGGGTCCAGTCGAGTGACGAGTTGTGGGCCGTGGGTGACGCCCCTGACATCCACCGCGTCCTGACCGCGGCATTCGGCAGGCCGAGCTTCCTGTTCCTCGGGATGAACACCTGTCGGGTGGTCTCACCCCACCCCGAGCTGGCGGCGCGCCTGCATCAGGACACACACTACGTCCGCCTGCCGGACGAGTTCGTGACGGTCTGGGTGCCGCTGGGCGACTGCCCCGTCGCGCTCGGGCCGCTCGCGGTGGTGCCCGGCTCGCACCGGCGCGGACTCCTGCCGCACCACGGCGTGGGCATCGTCGATGGCGGCGTGGACGTCGAGGACGATGTGGTCTGGCACTCGGGCGATTTCGCCTGCGGCGACGCGCTCGTCCTGAGTCGCCTCACGATCCACCGCGCGCTCCCCAACCTGAGCGGCCACACCCTGCGCCTCTCGGCGGATCTGCGCTATGGGTTCCGCAACAGCGATGCGGGGTGACCAACCGGGAGCACCGGGCAGACGCGTCGACGTGTGCCAGTTCGACGGCGCCGCCACCGCCGAGACGTTCGCCGCCGGCTGGTTGCACGCCGCGGATGCCAAGACGCGCGCCACGGTGGTAGTGCAGATCCCGGAGCCGGCCGTCGCGTGAGGACGCTGCTCGATTGCACGGCGCTGACCGGCGATCCCGACGCCCTGCGCTCCCAGGCCATGCGAGACGGTTGCCTGTTCCTGCGCGGCATCCCGGGCGCCGAGGCGGTGGCGCCGCTCGCGGCATTGGTACGCCAGGTCGCGGAGGCGCTCGGGTTCGTGCTGCCCGACGCGGAAATCCGCTCGCCGCCATGCGTGCGCCCCGGGGCGGCGCTCGACGGCACGGGGTACGACGACCCGCGCTGGCTCGAGTTGCAGCAGCGGGTGCTGCCCGACCCCCGCTTCGCTGCCGTCGGCGACCACCCGGAGTTGCTGCGGGTGATCGAGATCCTGTTCGGCGAGTCGCCCCTGACCCGCCGTGGCGACATCTGTCGCATCGCGCTCCCTGGGGCGCCGC from Chthonomonadales bacterium encodes:
- a CDS encoding B12-binding domain-containing radical SAM protein; translated protein: MRVLLVNPPSPERLGSPLLGLQYVAAALLESGAEVRVVDAAASGAAADARAIVREAESFRPGIIGMSLFTRWVWHAYRLADELAGRGPWTLVAGGAHATVRPEETLQRGFDVALCGEAERSIVRLAAALEGRARVADVPGVVFREPDGQITHGPPAQRIDDLDALTPPHLAQDLFDPAWYGARGAPVTPGGILTSRGCPARCTFCANYVTGRAFRHRAADEVVREIRAWHRGWGVSFFPFWDDAFTVKPARLLELCAAFERSFDFRFGFSAITRANLVTPELLAAMRRAGLVHVNFGVESGDDRILAAIKKGIRTDQVVRALTWAKELGLATACNFMLGFPQEDEAAVERTLRFMESIAPLTDTFSTLGVVVPFPGTPIYDDYHLEYGFTDWWLQEDFSRYAPPPPIEEREAFHRYYTDDANLGLDFFRYGPGMRELIREGLRFKAEHNLKAMGLLPDPVFRPVPAMAQ
- a CDS encoding class I SAM-dependent methyltransferase gives rise to the protein MTGWDHPATAERYERFNQRHARYRRANDVLVREAALVSGLRVLDFGAGTGRTASAALGRLGRHGSVVCVEPAAAMREAGQRRLRDSRVTWRGALPEEPEAFDRVLAGAVVWQLDPFRESIARLVGLLRHGGALAFDIPALYLGEPDEPGGGDDPLLLDLVARLAEGRPADREGSGLPRAAGARRFTPADVEAALRSADLQPRSWAFRQRLTQTAHARWLTIPVLTDGLLPGVAPVERDRRIARALALVDRKSFKWERWRGWTAWRP
- a CDS encoding phytanoyl-CoA dioxygenase family protein, with product METLNATTLPPLADVTDCASEPAALRAALGRDGYLFIRRLVPAKRVARLRRLVLDHARCVSWLDAAAGMDQARAATGIRVGDYQAPEWMALQERVQSSDELWAVGDAPDIHRVLTAAFGRPSFLFLGMNTCRVVSPHPELAARLHQDTHYVRLPDEFVTVWVPLGDCPVALGPLAVVPGSHRRGLLPHHGVGIVDGGVDVEDDVVWHSGDFACGDALVLSRLTIHRALPNLSGHTLRLSADLRYGFRNSDAG
- a CDS encoding phytanoyl-CoA dioxygenase family protein, translating into MRTLLDCTALTGDPDALRSQAMRDGCLFLRGIPGAEAVAPLAALVRQVAEALGFVLPDAEIRSPPCVRPGAALDGTGYDDPRWLELQQRVLPDPRFAAVGDHPELLRVIEILFGESPLTRRGDICRIALPGAPHLTTPPHQDHWYTGGSMNLWTTWIALSDAPLELGPLAVLPGSHRAGLLPHGGEGAGRQGVHVPDASEFAAAPLVAGDSILLNCLTVHCALPNLTRDRVRVSVDYRYQPASEPIHVARVDGTRAGP